A portion of the Luxibacter massiliensis genome contains these proteins:
- a CDS encoding glycosyltransferase family 2 protein yields the protein MSKEKISLVVPCYNEEEVLPYFYEEFCQVSGRLPDYDFEVIFINDGSRDKTLEIVKSLAGKDNRVKYVSFSRNFGKEAAIYAGFEHAEGEYVAMMDADLQDPPSLLPEMVKAIKEEGYDSAATRRVTRKGEPPVRSFFARRFYRLMNRISTTEIMDGARDYRLMTRQFKEAVMQMKEYNRFSKGIFGWVGFQTKWIEFENVERKAGETKWSFWKLLLYSIEGIIGFSTAPLAIASILGIFVCLAAFAFLIIILVKTVCFGDPVAGWPSMTCIILMLGGIQLFCMGILGMYLSKTYLEAKGRPIYICGETNIDHKNLAQGPTHSSIKLKEAKDGVKEIEY from the coding sequence ATGTCAAAAGAAAAAATATCACTAGTAGTCCCCTGTTACAATGAGGAGGAGGTTCTTCCGTATTTTTATGAAGAGTTCTGCCAAGTGTCAGGCAGGCTGCCGGATTATGATTTTGAGGTGATTTTTATCAATGATGGATCCAGGGATAAAACCTTGGAAATAGTCAAATCTCTGGCAGGGAAGGATAATAGAGTAAAATATGTCTCTTTTTCCCGTAATTTTGGGAAAGAGGCGGCTATCTATGCAGGCTTCGAACATGCGGAAGGGGAATATGTTGCCATGATGGATGCCGATTTACAGGATCCCCCGTCCCTGCTCCCAGAGATGGTGAAAGCAATTAAAGAGGAAGGGTATGATTCTGCAGCCACCCGGAGAGTGACTAGGAAAGGAGAGCCGCCGGTCCGTTCTTTTTTTGCCAGAAGGTTCTACAGGCTCATGAACCGGATCTCTACCACTGAGATTATGGATGGCGCCAGGGATTACCGGCTTATGACGAGACAGTTCAAGGAGGCTGTTATGCAGATGAAAGAATATAACAGGTTTTCCAAGGGGATCTTTGGCTGGGTGGGATTTCAGACCAAATGGATTGAGTTCGAGAATGTGGAACGAAAGGCCGGGGAAACAAAATGGTCTTTCTGGAAGCTGCTTTTATATAGTATAGAAGGTATTATTGGATTTTCTACGGCGCCGTTGGCAATCGCATCAATTTTGGGTATTTTTGTATGCCTGGCGGCTTTTGCTTTTTTAATTATTATTTTGGTTAAGACAGTGTGTTTTGGGGATCCAGTGGCAGGCTGGCCTTCAATGACCTGCATAATTCTTATGCTCGGGGGAATCCAGCTATTTTGTATGGGGATTTTGGGGATGTATCTGTCTAAAACCTATTTGGAGGCCAAGGGACGGCCTATCTATATATGTGGTGAGACAAATATAGACCACAAAAATTTGGCCCAAGGGCCGACACACAGTTCCATAAAATTAAAGGAAGCAAAAGATGGGGTAAAAGAAATTGAATATTAA
- a CDS encoding DUF6020 family protein has translation MNIKKAGRGLLSNKRLVICCLIIGSIFAGTLVIGCHMSQSDSLGDNLWLTAFEVVVLIPFMSCLAALVLLYYDRVSGWMRRCRAEMLFSRYMDGSRRFFLCIWILIFLFWVPMLISAFPGIYDIDGAYQIMWFRSGKISAHHPVLHTYLLGICVDFGKWLFGSDETGLLCYSLFQMLCMSAVFAYINKQICGRIPRVLQSALILSYILLPYYGVLSITTTKDVLFAGIFAIWVLKTYECVTDRKSFFGSGRRQAAYVGIIFLMCALRNTGYYIFLFMLFFFLLICRSYWRNILCIGLASVILWGIFTGPVYKILGVIPGSEAEALSVPMQQLARVMAYDGDTVSSKDRELIIQYIPDYERYTPRISDSVKDRFNGEAFQQNKAEFIKLWARVGLEHPIVYLEAFLSTNIGFWYPNMRHPDEGAFLSYIVYDNTEYKGEWPEIKRTSYVSSLSEFYRDFTQEGKYHEIPGLYVFYSAGLMFWMICLCLGICIYKRNYMLLVPLSILVGLWGTLMLSPVVVFRYAYPLFTAFPVMLCICGEKAGAARSGDLEGRQKV, from the coding sequence TTGAATATTAAAAAAGCAGGGAGAGGCCTGCTGTCAAACAAAAGATTGGTTATTTGCTGTCTGATCATAGGAAGTATTTTTGCAGGCACTCTTGTAATCGGCTGCCATATGTCCCAGAGTGACAGCCTGGGGGACAATTTGTGGCTGACAGCATTTGAGGTGGTTGTACTTATTCCATTTATGTCCTGTCTTGCAGCTTTAGTTCTGCTTTATTATGACAGGGTGTCCGGCTGGATGAGAAGATGCAGGGCGGAAATGCTTTTCAGCAGATATATGGATGGTAGCCGCAGATTTTTTTTATGTATATGGATCTTAATATTCCTTTTTTGGGTTCCCATGCTTATTTCTGCCTTTCCTGGAATCTATGACATTGACGGCGCCTACCAGATTATGTGGTTTAGGTCAGGAAAAATAAGCGCCCATCACCCAGTTTTGCACACGTATCTGCTGGGCATCTGTGTGGATTTTGGAAAATGGCTTTTTGGTTCAGATGAGACGGGCCTTTTATGCTACTCCCTGTTTCAGATGCTGTGTATGTCCGCTGTATTTGCATACATCAATAAACAGATATGCGGGCGGATACCCAGAGTGCTGCAGTCTGCCTTGATTTTATCATATATTTTGCTGCCATATTATGGGGTTCTTTCGATTACTACCACAAAGGATGTGCTGTTTGCCGGAATATTTGCAATTTGGGTTCTCAAAACATATGAATGTGTTACAGATAGGAAGAGCTTTTTTGGCAGTGGGAGGAGACAGGCGGCCTATGTGGGTATTATTTTCCTAATGTGCGCCCTGCGCAATACGGGATATTATATCTTCCTGTTTATGCTGTTTTTTTTCCTACTTATCTGCCGTAGTTATTGGAGGAACATATTATGTATTGGCCTGGCCTCAGTTATATTGTGGGGTATATTTACAGGGCCCGTCTACAAAATACTGGGCGTAATCCCGGGAAGTGAGGCAGAGGCGTTAAGTGTCCCGATGCAGCAGCTTGCCAGGGTGATGGCTTACGATGGAGATACAGTTTCCAGCAAAGATAGGGAACTGATTATTCAGTATATACCTGACTACGAGAGATATACCCCCAGGATATCAGACAGTGTAAAGGATCGGTTTAATGGAGAGGCATTCCAGCAGAACAAGGCGGAATTTATCAAGCTTTGGGCCAGGGTAGGATTGGAACATCCGATTGTGTATTTGGAGGCATTTCTTTCTACAAATATTGGATTCTGGTATCCCAACATGAGGCATCCGGACGAAGGGGCGTTTTTATCTTATATTGTCTATGACAATACAGAATACAAAGGAGAGTGGCCGGAGATAAAGCGTACAAGCTATGTTTCTTCTCTGTCGGAATTCTATAGAGATTTTACGCAGGAAGGGAAGTACCATGAAATACCAGGATTGTATGTGTTTTACAGTGCAGGCCTGATGTTCTGGATGATCTGCTTATGCCTGGGAATCTGTATTTATAAAAGAAATTATATGCTCCTTGTGCCGCTGAGTATTTTAGTGGGACTGTGGGGAACCCTGATGCTGTCGCCGGTGGTGGTTTTTAGGTACGCATATCCACTGTTTACGGCTTTCCCGGTCATGCTTTGTATTTGTGGGGAGAAGGCCGGTGCTGCCAGGTCAGGAGATTTGGAGGGGAGGCAGAAAGTTTAG
- a CDS encoding glucosyltransferase domain-containing protein: MKGKINEFKNSFLGTKDTLLLFIKSNKAALVIMISVILLGYGSKVFLYTNQFDTIIMQERYLANLKWWAGIGRFSLVIMKLIFENGFLNSTYSNFLAIIAWAAAISIWGAFLFSKMDNLGKKIESITFVIFCVLFATTPIMAEQFSFTLQNWEVMTGFSIVVAGIWCFLKYVESNNYFFLFGAGILTAWCIGLYQSFISIFVLGVLAKLLLEACINMNQRVTWRYVFTLIIKFIQSMILSLIFYFISNRIVIRIMSAQPEAYLSGNFKWFEQGVYQSIIEILKYIKSLIWSNENYYSSYVYGFIFLAFLLFAFAYSNKIYNFLLRLAIIGSPFYFSVLFGGAVMYRIQIVLPLTVAICGAVLIYDMGKFCKRRILTVLGTAVLIIFGCRNSQILNQAFYTEYMQYNYDVNICYDINNKIEKYAGNGLKKVVFIGRRNKKSILQTGMFYENIGSSLFQIDWAGDLNRSERIVYLMNTLGLDYQPPSGEEFWRAYEYCLSSNLESYPKEDCVGILDDIIVVKLDVN; the protein is encoded by the coding sequence ATGAAGGGGAAAATAAATGAATTTAAAAATAGTTTTTTAGGGACGAAAGATACCCTGCTGCTTTTTATAAAAAGTAATAAAGCAGCTTTGGTAATAATGATTTCCGTAATTCTTTTGGGATACGGAAGTAAAGTGTTTTTATATACAAATCAGTTTGACACTATTATCATGCAGGAAAGGTACCTGGCAAATTTAAAATGGTGGGCTGGGATAGGACGTTTTTCATTAGTTATTATGAAATTGATATTTGAGAATGGATTTCTCAATAGTACCTATTCAAATTTCTTGGCTATTATTGCCTGGGCGGCCGCAATCAGTATATGGGGGGCGTTTTTATTCAGCAAAATGGATAACCTGGGAAAAAAGATAGAGTCAATTACATTTGTCATATTTTGTGTTTTATTTGCCACCACTCCAATTATGGCGGAACAGTTTAGCTTTACATTACAGAACTGGGAAGTGATGACAGGATTCTCAATAGTAGTAGCTGGTATTTGGTGTTTCCTTAAATATGTAGAGAGTAATAATTATTTCTTCCTTTTTGGAGCAGGGATTTTGACTGCCTGGTGTATTGGGTTATATCAATCTTTTATCAGCATCTTTGTTTTAGGTGTCTTGGCAAAGTTATTGTTAGAGGCTTGTATAAACATGAATCAGAGAGTGACTTGGAGATATGTATTTACACTTATCATAAAATTCATTCAAAGTATGATCTTGTCTTTAATATTCTATTTTATTTCAAATAGAATCGTTATACGTATTATGTCTGCCCAACCAGAAGCTTATCTGTCCGGAAATTTTAAATGGTTTGAACAAGGGGTTTATCAGTCTATAATTGAGATTCTGAAATATATAAAATCTCTGATATGGTCAAATGAAAACTATTATTCTTCGTATGTATATGGTTTTATTTTTCTTGCATTTTTATTATTTGCTTTTGCTTATAGTAACAAAATCTACAATTTTTTATTAAGATTAGCAATTATAGGCTCTCCCTTTTATTTTTCTGTATTATTCGGAGGGGCGGTTATGTATAGGATACAAATTGTGCTTCCTCTGACTGTTGCCATATGTGGGGCAGTTCTGATATACGATATGGGAAAGTTTTGTAAAAGAAGGATCTTAACTGTCCTTGGTACGGCAGTCCTGATTATCTTTGGATGTAGAAACAGCCAGATATTAAATCAGGCATTTTATACAGAATATATGCAGTATAATTATGACGTAAATATTTGTTATGATATTAATAATAAAATAGAAAAATATGCTGGAAATGGTTTGAAAAAGGTTGTTTTTATCGGGCGCAGAAATAAAAAAAGTATACTTCAAACTGGGATGTTTTACGAAAATATTGGTTCTAGTCTTTTTCAGATAGATTGGGCGGGTGACTTGAATAGATCAGAGAGAATTGTTTATTTAATGAATACCTTGGGGTTAGACTACCAGCCGCCTTCTGGTGAAGAATTCTGGAGAGCGTACGAGTACTGCCTGTCATCCAATTTAGAATCCTATCCAAAGGAGGATTGTGTTGGAATCTTAGACGATATTATAGTAGTTAAGCTGGATGTTAATTAG